A stretch of DNA from Coccidioides posadasii str. Silveira chromosome 1, complete sequence:
CGCGAGCAAGTCTCCAAACGCGAGTCATCCCCCAAATCCGCCTCTTCTCCGGTTCCACCGCCCGGTTCGACGCTCCCAGCAATTCCAGCGCAAAAGATCAACCCCAATTCAAGCAATGGAACTTCGACGACGTAAACCCATCCTCCCCACACCCGCTTACCCGCCCTCACAACAACTAACCACAAAACCGCCCACAGATAACTTCCCAAATCACCAAGCCTACCAGCAAACCCACCATCTTCATCGATGTTCGCGAACCCAAGGAGCTCGTATCCACCGGCATAATCCCTTCCTCCCTCTCGATCCCACTCAACTCCCAACCCGACGCTCTCTTCCTTACCCCCGATGAATTTCTCACCCGCTTCGGCTTCTCCAAACCAGGAATCCCGCAAGCCACATCCAACGGCGCTAGCACTGATGCGCACGCGGCAGATGCCGATATTGTGTTTTACTGCCGGGCTGGAGTGCGCGCGCGGGCGGCGGCGGAATTGGCGGTGCAGGCAGGGTACGATAGGTCGAGAATTGGAGTGTATGATGGGTCGTGGTTGGATT
This window harbors:
- a CDS encoding uncharacterized protein (EggNog:ENOG410PPPY~COG:P~BUSCO:16154at33183) produces the protein MASKRAITSFFSPKGIACAPRAVSRASPLRLAAIRSQPQAVPRASLQTRVIPQIRLFSGSTARFDAPSNSSAKDQPQFKQWNFDDITSQITKPTSKPTIFIDVREPKELVSTGIIPSSLSIPLNSQPDALFLTPDEFLTRFGFSKPGIPQATSNGASTDAHAADADIVFYCRAGVRARAAAELAVQAGYDRSRIGVYDGSWLDWEKKGGKVEKWKGQGE